Proteins encoded by one window of Synechococcus sp. MVIR-18-1:
- a CDS encoding bifunctional 2-polyprenyl-6-hydroxyphenol methylase/3-demethylubiquinol 3-O-methyltransferase UbiG — protein sequence MNTPPSDVATPVVSDFYDRFPYPADPLQDGPPPGYNWRWCHDSVLAAVRGGLKAQDSNPGSIRILDAGCGTGVSTDYLCHLNSGAEILAVDISAGALDVARERLRRSGGADQVRSLRQEQCSLLDLQEEGRFDYINSVGVLHHLRDPLAGLKALGQRLAPQGLLHLFLYADAGRWEIHRTQQALELLDAGTGANGLMLGRELFSGLPETNRLRRTHEQRWALDTHADANFADMYLHPQETSYDLERLMALIEASGLYFAGFSNPSVWDPARLLKGELLSRAQSLPLADQWALVEQLDPDISHFEFFVSAQPVQPLLWDNDETLLQASGRRQPCLWGWPSNSMLGPDFEPISISDEELNLLRLVDENPEVPLGILSGTEKTVPLARDLMSKRLLLLEVGHGGSGGNA from the coding sequence ATGAACACCCCACCCTCGGATGTGGCTACCCCTGTGGTGAGCGACTTTTATGACCGCTTTCCCTATCCAGCAGATCCGCTTCAAGACGGCCCTCCTCCTGGATACAACTGGCGCTGGTGCCACGACAGCGTGCTCGCTGCGGTGAGAGGTGGGCTCAAAGCGCAGGATTCCAATCCGGGTTCCATTCGCATCCTTGATGCCGGGTGTGGCACAGGTGTCAGCACGGACTATCTCTGCCACCTCAATTCAGGGGCAGAGATTTTGGCCGTAGACATCAGTGCGGGAGCGCTCGATGTGGCGCGGGAGCGGCTGCGCCGTTCTGGAGGCGCTGACCAGGTCAGATCTCTTCGCCAAGAACAATGCAGCCTGTTGGATCTTCAAGAGGAAGGCCGTTTTGATTACATCAACTCCGTAGGGGTTCTGCATCACTTGCGCGACCCGTTGGCTGGATTGAAGGCGCTTGGACAGCGACTAGCCCCTCAGGGGCTTTTGCATTTGTTTCTCTATGCCGATGCAGGCCGTTGGGAGATTCATCGCACGCAGCAAGCCCTGGAGCTTTTGGATGCGGGGACAGGCGCCAACGGCTTGATGTTGGGTCGTGAGTTGTTTTCAGGCTTGCCTGAGACCAATCGGTTGCGTCGCACCCATGAACAGCGATGGGCGCTCGATACCCACGCTGATGCCAACTTTGCCGATATGTATTTGCATCCTCAGGAAACTAGTTATGACCTCGAAAGGTTGATGGCTTTGATCGAGGCATCGGGGCTCTACTTCGCTGGTTTCTCGAACCCATCTGTCTGGGACCCTGCTCGATTGCTCAAGGGTGAATTGCTATCCCGAGCACAATCTTTACCGCTTGCGGACCAATGGGCACTGGTCGAACAGCTTGACCCCGATATCAGTCATTTTGAGTTTTTTGTAAGTGCCCAACCTGTTCAGCCGTTGCTTTGGGACAACGACGAAACGCTGCTCCAAGCAAGTGGTCGACGCCAGCCATGTCTTTGGGGGTGGCCTTCCAACAGCATGTTGGGGCCAGATTTTGAACCCATCTCTATTTCAGATGAGGAATTAAACCTGCTCCGTTTGGTGGATGAAAACCCTGAAGTTCCACTCGGAATCCTTAGTGGGACAGAGAAAACAGTCCCTCTGGCGAGAGATCTCATGAGCAAAAGATTGCTTTTGCTGGAGGTTGGTCATGGAGGATCTGGCGGAAACGCGTGA
- a CDS encoding phycobilisome rod-core linker polypeptide — MGRNLTRSGLLSFMTVTASSGSPRVSPQLYDTLPLSSVRRAEQQDRFPDGGELDTLITFFRSGNDRLDAARLLASNAESIVARAANRIFVGGTPLSFLEEPLSTGEVAATSATPLAADQVAFQDSVRTFTGSESGNTNGNFISRLLQSSDDGDVRVVLPTGFTAISVAKYGPGNMRKSVRDLGWFLRYVGYALVAGDPSILAVNTRGLRDVLEKGCSLLATNVALQEMRAAAAALLKERPEARRLAIECFDVLLKELAVPTPSTRQKLGSSVRQGLQLPAIYALAAETAQRFEMRPGLSGAEKAEVVRAAYRQVFERDIAKGYSQTPSEVEASQLVQGKLSMREFIRALGKSNEYRTQFYGPFVNSRVVELAYRHFLGRGISSLEEFRKAFSIVSNQGLNGLVDVLINGAEYAQTFGEETVPYLRDLGEEAQESAGWGSNRRLFRFSAPFESAPQYVTLYASYRQPLGDQHVYGGGNDPIGNQYGAIFPSSTASVSTRPAPFSYSTRRLLVSNGLAQPGQMDSPQFRSSRPRRLGPTVVRLQQIATGGNSLPRRGGQPSIRGTESSTQAVIKAVYVQVLGNTGYSGERVESAENRLENGDINLREFIRQVACSNPFRRRYWEGLYITKAIEVIHRRLLGRPTFGRWEIDALFDTAARKGFYGVVEALINGKEFSDCFGDDTVPYERFITPNDLTVRRAPGLRRDVQVERIADTTLRQRPDPIRSDKFVGSSDVTTRNLSSGKDVSDMWATGLKSASPATQWKILMRTRGRQSTSPGTSPFVPISSKKTGSTKSNTADAQLRAALPIGKAEGYLFRGGLPTIPTLRRPFDESDLRQVVDATYQQLLNKVPLEQQRMVIAESKLRDGQIDLAGFVEAVALGDEFQERLFCMAPLRAATAASLALLGRASTPSETSRFLRIRFESGQPAAVSDFLAQRTANTESSSLPGLDGMNTQQGVPQETITRTASLYRGPAGMTPPPQKAL, encoded by the coding sequence ATGGGCCGTAACCTGACTCGATCCGGCTTGCTCTCGTTCATGACAGTGACCGCTAGTAGCGGCAGCCCAAGGGTTTCCCCTCAGCTGTACGACACCCTGCCGCTCTCCAGTGTCCGTCGGGCTGAGCAACAAGACCGCTTTCCAGACGGTGGTGAACTCGACACCCTGATCACCTTTTTCAGAAGTGGAAACGATCGGCTTGATGCAGCTCGGCTACTAGCCAGCAATGCGGAATCGATCGTTGCCCGTGCCGCCAATCGAATCTTTGTAGGTGGCACCCCTCTCTCGTTTTTGGAGGAACCACTCAGCACTGGAGAAGTGGCAGCCACTAGCGCTACTCCATTGGCAGCTGATCAGGTTGCGTTTCAAGACTCGGTCCGCACCTTTACGGGCAGCGAGTCTGGAAATACAAATGGAAATTTCATCAGCAGACTGCTTCAAAGCAGCGATGACGGCGATGTACGCGTCGTTTTACCCACAGGCTTTACCGCCATCAGCGTGGCGAAATATGGCCCAGGGAATATGCGTAAATCCGTGCGCGACCTGGGATGGTTCCTGCGTTACGTGGGGTATGCCTTAGTTGCCGGAGACCCAAGCATTCTCGCGGTGAACACTCGGGGGTTGCGAGACGTTCTTGAAAAGGGCTGCTCCCTTCTCGCAACAAACGTGGCACTGCAAGAAATGCGGGCGGCGGCAGCGGCTCTCTTGAAAGAGCGGCCTGAGGCACGTCGACTAGCGATCGAATGCTTTGACGTGCTGCTCAAAGAGCTTGCTGTTCCAACACCTTCAACGCGCCAGAAACTAGGAAGCTCTGTTCGTCAGGGACTTCAGCTCCCTGCGATCTATGCCTTAGCTGCTGAAACAGCTCAGCGCTTTGAAATGCGTCCGGGACTATCCGGAGCTGAAAAGGCAGAGGTTGTTCGCGCCGCCTATCGGCAGGTGTTCGAACGTGACATCGCCAAGGGCTACTCACAAACACCCAGTGAAGTGGAAGCCAGCCAGCTCGTCCAAGGCAAATTGTCCATGCGCGAATTTATTCGTGCTCTGGGGAAAAGCAACGAATACAGAACCCAATTTTATGGACCCTTTGTTAACAGCCGGGTCGTCGAGCTTGCTTATAGACATTTTCTAGGCCGTGGGATTAGTTCTCTGGAAGAATTCCGCAAGGCGTTCTCGATCGTCAGCAACCAGGGGCTCAACGGGCTTGTTGATGTGCTGATTAATGGAGCTGAGTACGCCCAAACCTTTGGGGAGGAAACCGTTCCTTACCTGCGCGATCTCGGTGAAGAAGCCCAAGAAAGTGCTGGCTGGGGTTCCAATCGCCGTTTGTTCCGTTTCAGCGCTCCCTTTGAATCGGCACCCCAATACGTCACTCTCTACGCGTCCTACCGCCAGCCCCTAGGAGACCAGCACGTCTATGGCGGCGGAAATGATCCGATCGGCAATCAATACGGCGCAATTTTCCCGTCTTCCACAGCATCGGTTTCAACACGCCCAGCGCCGTTTAGCTACAGCACCCGTCGCCTGCTTGTAAGCAATGGCCTCGCCCAACCTGGGCAAATGGACAGTCCACAGTTCCGCAGCAGCCGGCCGCGCCGACTTGGGCCCACTGTTGTACGCCTACAGCAGATCGCCACTGGGGGAAATTCGCTTCCACGCCGAGGCGGACAACCCAGTATTCGCGGCACAGAATCCAGCACCCAAGCTGTGATTAAAGCTGTTTACGTGCAGGTCCTTGGAAACACCGGCTACTCCGGAGAAAGAGTTGAAAGCGCTGAGAACAGACTGGAGAACGGCGATATCAACTTGCGTGAGTTCATTCGCCAAGTCGCCTGCTCCAACCCCTTCCGTCGTCGCTATTGGGAAGGCCTCTACATCACGAAGGCCATCGAAGTGATCCATCGGCGGTTACTCGGCCGACCCACCTTTGGCCGCTGGGAAATTGATGCTCTGTTCGACACCGCTGCTCGCAAAGGCTTCTACGGCGTTGTTGAGGCCCTCATTAACGGCAAAGAGTTTTCTGACTGCTTCGGTGATGACACGGTTCCCTATGAACGCTTTATCACCCCTAATGACCTCACCGTAAGGCGCGCTCCAGGGCTTCGCCGAGACGTGCAGGTTGAGCGCATAGCCGATACGACCCTGCGCCAGCGCCCCGATCCCATTCGAAGCGACAAGTTTGTGGGTTCTAGCGATGTCACGACAAGAAATCTGAGTTCAGGTAAAGACGTGAGCGACATGTGGGCAACTGGCTTAAAAAGTGCCTCCCCTGCCACGCAATGGAAGATCTTGATGCGCACTCGTGGAAGGCAATCCACCTCACCCGGCACATCTCCATTCGTTCCGATCAGTAGCAAAAAGACTGGTAGCACTAAGTCCAATACAGCCGATGCTCAGCTGCGTGCAGCCCTTCCCATTGGCAAGGCAGAAGGCTATCTCTTCCGCGGTGGTCTCCCAACAATCCCAACGCTACGAAGACCTTTTGACGAAAGCGATTTGCGCCAAGTCGTCGACGCTACTTATCAACAATTGCTCAACAAAGTTCCGCTCGAACAACAAAGAATGGTTATCGCCGAGTCCAAGCTTCGCGATGGGCAGATTGACCTGGCTGGATTTGTTGAAGCCGTAGCACTTGGCGATGAGTTCCAGGAGCGACTGTTCTGCATGGCACCTCTTCGAGCCGCCACCGCAGCTTCATTGGCTTTATTGGGAAGAGCCTCAACGCCTTCAGAGACCAGTCGCTTCTTGAGAATCCGATTTGAATCAGGTCAGCCAGCTGCCGTCAGTGACTTCTTAGCCCAAAGGACTGCAAACACAGAATCATCAAGCCTTCCGGGGCTCGATGGAATGAACACCCAACAAGGAGTCCCTCAGGAAACGATCACTCGCACCGCATCTCTCTATCGAGGCCCAGCGGGCATGACTCCGCCACCACAAAAAGCTCTTTGA
- a CDS encoding allophycocyanin: MSIVSNSIINADAEARYLSPGELDQIKSFVTGGQRRLRVAQVLSESRERIVKTAGGQLFQKRPDVISPGGNAYGEEMTATCLRDMDYYLRLVTYGVVAGDVTPIEEIGVIGARELYRSLGTPLEAMAESVREMKSVAMGILTGSDAEEAGFYFDYVIGSLA; this comes from the coding sequence ATGAGCATCGTCTCCAACTCGATCATCAACGCGGACGCCGAAGCCCGCTACTTAAGCCCTGGCGAACTGGACCAAATCAAGTCCTTCGTCACCGGCGGCCAGCGGCGCCTGCGTGTAGCCCAGGTTCTCAGCGAGAGCCGGGAACGCATCGTCAAAACAGCAGGCGGCCAGCTGTTCCAGAAGCGTCCTGATGTCATCTCTCCAGGCGGTAACGCCTACGGCGAAGAGATGACCGCAACCTGTTTGCGGGACATGGATTACTACCTCCGCCTGGTCACCTACGGCGTAGTGGCAGGCGATGTCACTCCGATCGAAGAGATTGGCGTCATTGGCGCCCGTGAGCTCTATCGCTCACTTGGCACTCCACTCGAAGCCATGGCTGAGTCTGTGCGCGAAATGAAGTCAGTCGCCATGGGCATCCTCACCGGCTCAGACGCCGAAGAGGCTGGTTTTTACTTCGATTACGTGATTGGCTCCCTCGCCTAA
- the apcB gene encoding allophycocyanin subunit beta, whose protein sequence is MQDAITNVINKSDVQGLYLDTTSMSSLESYFASGELRVKAATTISTNASLIIKDAVANALLYSDITRPGGNMYTTRRYAACIRDLDYYLRYSTYAMLAGDTSILDERVLNGLKETYNSLGVPIGATVQAIQAMKQVTASLVGPDAGKEMGVYFDYICSGLGN, encoded by the coding sequence ATGCAAGACGCGATCACCAACGTCATCAACAAGTCGGACGTTCAGGGCCTGTATTTGGACACCACGTCCATGAGCAGCCTCGAGTCGTATTTCGCCAGTGGCGAACTACGCGTCAAGGCTGCAACAACGATTAGCACTAACGCATCTTTGATCATCAAAGATGCTGTTGCTAATGCTCTGCTGTATTCGGACATCACCCGTCCAGGCGGCAACATGTACACCACGCGTCGCTATGCAGCCTGCATTCGCGACCTGGATTACTACCTGCGCTATTCCACCTACGCGATGCTCGCCGGTGATACCTCAATCCTTGATGAGCGTGTTCTGAACGGTCTTAAGGAGACCTACAACTCCTTGGGCGTGCCAATCGGCGCAACCGTCCAGGCCATTCAAGCCATGAAGCAAGTCACGGCTTCCCTCGTCGGCCCCGATGCCGGCAAGGAGATGGGTGTCTACTTCGACTACATCTGTTCTGGACTTGGCAACTGA
- a CDS encoding phycobilisome linker polypeptide has product MRLFKVTACIPSPEKVRSQRELQNTFFTKWVPYESWFAEQQRIQKQGGRIIKVELCTGGRQVNVGN; this is encoded by the coding sequence ATGCGTCTCTTCAAGGTCACAGCCTGCATCCCCTCTCCTGAGAAGGTTCGTTCACAGCGTGAGTTGCAGAACACCTTTTTCACCAAGTGGGTTCCCTACGAGAGCTGGTTCGCTGAACAACAGCGCATCCAGAAGCAAGGTGGCCGCATCATCAAAGTTGAACTTTGTACCGGTGGCCGTCAGGTCAACGTTGGAAATTAA
- a CDS encoding FtsW/RodA/SpoVE family cell cycle protein: protein MSDTSVTSRRSRPTRKRALQGPKNSASNPRSFWQRLLPLDWSLWPTEARLLLSLTAIWCVAGLLVLASASWWVAAREQGEGAYYLKRQLVWMVASWSLMAFVASTTLRRWLKIAGPGLWIGCLMVAATLVMGTTVNGASRWLVIGPIQIQPSELVKPFVVLQAANLFAHWKRNALDQKLLWLASFAILVLLILKQPNLSTAALIGLLIWLMAFSAGLPLLQLFGTALAGGMLGISSILINEYQRIRVISFLNPWNDPQGDGYQLIQSLLAIGSGGTFGQGFGLSTQKLQYLPIQSTDFIFAVYAEEFGFVGSVMLLVFLMLMGFLGLRVALRCRSNQARLTAIGCSTLLVGQSLMNIAVASGAMPTTGLPLPLVSYGGNSLLSSMVIIGLLIRCSLESTGLIGGRSLREQQRRG, encoded by the coding sequence TTGAGCGACACCAGCGTGACCTCCAGAAGGAGCCGGCCCACGCGGAAGAGGGCTCTACAAGGCCCTAAGAACTCGGCATCTAATCCGCGTAGCTTCTGGCAACGTTTGCTGCCTCTTGATTGGTCCCTTTGGCCAACAGAGGCGAGGCTCCTGCTGAGTCTCACAGCCATCTGGTGCGTTGCTGGATTGTTGGTGTTGGCATCCGCCAGCTGGTGGGTTGCCGCTCGCGAACAAGGAGAAGGGGCGTACTACCTGAAACGCCAGCTGGTCTGGATGGTGGCTAGCTGGAGCCTGATGGCGTTCGTTGCTTCCACAACGCTTAGACGTTGGCTCAAAATCGCCGGCCCTGGCCTATGGATCGGCTGCCTGATGGTGGCAGCCACCTTGGTCATGGGCACCACGGTGAATGGAGCAAGTCGCTGGCTGGTGATCGGTCCCATCCAGATCCAACCATCAGAGTTGGTGAAGCCATTTGTCGTTCTTCAGGCTGCCAATCTCTTCGCCCATTGGAAGCGGAACGCACTCGATCAAAAACTGCTCTGGCTAGCAAGCTTCGCCATCCTCGTTCTGCTGATCCTCAAACAGCCGAACCTGAGCACCGCGGCCCTGATCGGTCTGTTGATCTGGTTGATGGCTTTTTCAGCAGGGCTTCCCCTGCTTCAACTGTTTGGAACCGCACTGGCCGGAGGCATGCTCGGGATCAGCAGCATCCTGATCAATGAATACCAGCGCATCAGGGTGATCTCGTTTCTAAATCCTTGGAACGATCCCCAGGGGGATGGCTATCAACTCATTCAAAGCCTGCTGGCGATTGGATCAGGGGGAACTTTTGGCCAGGGATTCGGGCTATCAACCCAGAAACTTCAATATCTGCCCATCCAAAGCACAGATTTTATTTTCGCTGTCTATGCCGAAGAGTTCGGGTTCGTCGGGTCTGTGATGTTGCTGGTCTTTCTAATGTTGATGGGCTTCTTGGGGCTACGTGTTGCCTTGCGCTGCCGAAGCAACCAGGCAAGGCTTACAGCCATTGGCTGTTCAACCCTGCTGGTTGGACAGTCCCTGATGAATATTGCAGTGGCCTCAGGGGCCATGCCCACAACAGGCCTCCCACTCCCACTGGTCAGCTACGGAGGAAATTCGTTGCTCTCCAGCATGGTGATTATTGGCTTATTGATCCGATGCTCACTCGAGTCCACCGGCTTAATCGGTGGTCGCAGCCTCCGCGAGCAACAGCGTCGTGGATAA